cctccccctccgcCGGCTGAGGCTTCACGTTACGGTTCTGCTGACGGCTGAAGCGACGAGCCTtcagactgacagagggagagaacacAAGTTCCTCAGTAAACAGTGCTGTAAGTCCACGGATGACCACCATGAGACAGTTACTGACCAGTACACACGCCTCTCCTGCTTGGGCATGTCGTGCCACAGGCTGGCCAGCTCCTTGGTGACCACGGTGGATGGCGTGCCTGGGTGGGTGCTGTTCAGAGACATGGCAGCTGTCTTAGTCACATTCAAGTACATGACATCCATCTGAGACACAGGGTTACTGGGTGGAAGGAGTCAGTCACCGTAGGTAGGTCTTCCTGTTGATGCGGCAGAACATGATGAAGCCGTTAATACACTTCTTCTTCAggttgggagggaggagagggtgcCCCCTGGTGGAGGCGTTGGTTCTGCGGTGGCGTCTTGTCCCACTGGTCTTGGACTTCAGAGAGACTTGTTGTTGCTTGGGGGTCCAGGTGacgtcctcctcctccccctcactGTGGGAGGACAACCACCCTCCACCGCTATGCCTCACCACAGCTTCTCCATCTGACAGCTAGGGGGAGTAGTGCCTCCATCATTAAGCTGAACACACACCGTTCGTATTGTGGCACCCACAGTATCATTCCACACAGGGGGACGTGAACGTGATGATTCAGAAAGTCTTACCGTGTCAGTGGGGTCATGGTAGGATAGGTGGGACACTTTGGCCTGGGTCATTTTAGGGGTGACCCAAACATCCTCAAACAGCactgcaaaaaacatttaaagtgcAACTGCATAACAAACAAGTCTTCTTAAACATTGTAGTGTCAAAATGTACTACGAAGTGTCAAATTCGGATTATAAAGTCAGTCTTGACAAGGCTAATTATTTACACTGGTGCTGACAACAACAATTAATTACCACACTGTCAAACTGTTAAAGGCCtggtgtatatattttgtattatggtgtatattgtaaaaacatgGGATAGATAGAAAATAAACAAGCTCTATGCATCTATTTCTGTCAATAACAACTTCCAGATAATAAGACGGGACTCTCCCCACCACATTTCTATTCAGTCTCTTTAATAAACTACAATATGCAAAAGAAGGGCAGGTCTGCTGACCTAATTACGATAGCAAAAAGATATTCATTTTTCTTCGCCGACCACATTCCATAACTACATGTTCTGCATTTGGAATAATAACAACTAAAACAAAAGCTAGTATGTGCACTTGTTTCAGACCTCCATGCCCATTACAATCCCTGATTTCTCACCATTTATCAATATCTTTTTATTAATATCCTTTTGGTCACTGGTAAACTGATTACTAAGCCATTATCACATCATAATTAGCATCTGAATGGCACAACAACTGATGTTTACGAACATAGGCCTACTAACCTATTAACACTCTAACAGAACTTTTAGTGAAGAACAGTATTAAAACAGCTCTCTTACTCTGTTGTTGTCTGGTATCGAAACCTCAATTTGCGTCCATGGCATGCAGTCCCGCTAAGGTGAAAATAGAAGCGGCGTAATATTGCCTGTGTGTTAGTAAAAAGGTGTTACCATGGAGCTCCTCCGGTCCCTCAGGTAGCAGGCACTGGCTGAGGCCCCGGCCAGGTGATGTGAGGAGAGACGGACTAAGGTTCAGACTCTCGCCCAAGTTCAGACTGTCCTCAGTTCCAAACGGCAGAAAGATGGGCCGTTTTGGTGTAGCAGCAGGGCTCAGGAAGGGTTTCCATCGGCCTCCTGTGGACGGGATGACCCCAACCATGTGATCCTTCAGGAAAAGTGACCCTGGCCtggaaacacattaaaatgagaATCACCTTCATGCACTTAAAACATATTATACAATTACACAGAATTTGACTTGGCGTTAAGGTGCTACTAGTGTTAGACACATGGACAGAATactcaaaatgtatgtaaagttgacacacagttatatacaATGGGTAATGATGAGTATATAGGATAAAGTGATATGAGCGGTGAGTATATAATAGACAATAATTAACAGTTGACATTTGTGCATATACAGCTATACATACAGTAAAGccaaaattgctatttttgctgtacactctaggcatatgaaaatatgattaaaagacGAATATGATGCGAAAGTACAGAATGTTTACGAGGCTACAGATAAGAAGCAACGACATACTTCAGGGAGAAAGTGGGGCAGGAACTGTCCCTTCCCCCTGTGAGAATAGCATTCGTTATGTTGCCAGGTGGGCAAACTCTTTTCCGGCTCACACGAAAATGTCTGACTATTGTAACTAGAACAGAAGAAATCAAATGAATGATTAAGATAAGTGAATAAATCATTGGGCAAACAGGTGATGTGTGAGCAACATCCCTGTATTTAAATTGTTTGGGGGTTTTCATGGAAATGAACAATGACTCAGTAGATTCACCCCTGGTAGATTAACACCCAGTTGACTCACAACCAATAgattgttttattctttaaactactgacaacattactcccaaatgccaaataaatatattgttatttagagtatttatttgtagaaaacaactggtcaaaacaaccaaaaaagatgcattgttttcagacctcaaataatgcaaagaaaacaaattcatattaatttttcaaaaacaaaataataatgttttaaattaggaagagttcagaaataaatatttggtggaataacccagattttctatcacagctttcatgtgtcttggcatgctctccaccagtctgtcacattgctgttgggtgactttatgccactcctggtacaaaaattcaagtagctcggctgtttaatggcttgtgaccatccatcttcctctagatcaaattccagaggttttcaatggggttcaggtctggagattgggctggccatgacagggccttgatctggtggtcctccatccacaccttgattgacctggctgtgcggcatggagcattgtgctgctggaaaaaactattctcagagttggggaacattgtcagagcagaaggaagcaggtgttcttccaggataaccttgtacttggcttgattcatgtgtccttcacaaagacaaatctgcccgattccagccttgctgaagcatccccagatcttcaatgatcctccaccaaatttcagtgggtgcgagacactgtggctggTAGTCCTCttcaggtctctgtctaaccattagacgaccgggtgttgggcaaagctgaagatttgacttgtcagagaagatgacctgactccattcctctacagtccaatccttatggtcttttgcaaagctcttctttgcttctcattgatgaagttTCTTTTtatagctttgcacgacttcagcccttcccctaggagcctgttcaCGACTTCAgatgctgtttgccattctttttgtaggtcacttgatgtcatcctacggttgttgagtgacattcgaatgagttgactgtcatctcggtcagtggacagtcgttttcgccttctgacagtctgtagctttgttgtccccaatgtctgttgcctGACCTTGTTCTTAGGAATCGCCGTCTTTGAAcatttcaggatggaagcaacctgacgctcactgtatccctctgccagtaaagtcagaattgaacccttctttttctcactcaaagcatttcttttcaactcttttgtcatgctgaatagttatttttgtattgaaattacctttgaggtactacttgcactgtttttgccatccagctggtcctattgcaagaggatagtgatgaccacagcagtggtttttatacttttccttgttaaattagatttgtttcaggtaatcacctaatcagtacctcattaagtaaaatgaagtgtgtctgtgttggaatttaacagacactggaatggaatggctgccatacatgtagcgAGTGTTCTCTTAAtactttccagagctgtatgtatgttttttgtggGTAACGGTTTGGTTCTTGGAACAGGTCTATGCAGGTAGGTCAGTTGTGAAGAAAAATCTGAATATGGTCTGGTAGCAGCTCCAAAAAACTGCTCCCAAAAACTGTGCAGTACACTACTGGGCCATAAATCTCTTTATTGGTGTAATCAGTTTGTAGCCAACTGATATAAGCCTAATTTATGCTGAAATAGCCACAATAGCCTGTTAGCTACTGTCTGAAACTCTAACTTAAAGAGGGTACAGCCTCAGTGTTCACTGTAATAGTGTGCCAACAGTTAAGTAGAACTTTCACAACTTAAGCATTTCTGCCCAGGATTTGCTCAGTAAGATAAAAATGTGAGGGACCACAATTAAGTAGGTTCTAAATCCGTCTTTTTCATTGTCTAGACGGGAACCATAATTTTGTCAGAATAGCATATCACAGAGCTGTAATCTCTTATCTATAGTTATTTGAATTATTTGTCAGTTATCAGTGGATTGTGGACCGTTACTGCTTTGGACACCTTCTTCTCAATGTACCCCATCTTTCACACACTCCTGCCATTCTACTGAGTAGTCATGCCTCAGTGGCTGGATTAGTTTTTTGGTGTTACTGCCTTTCTCCATTGTCTTCTGACCGTTATGCACAGGACAGTGGTTGATTCAACATCTCTTAAAACGAAACTCCTGCATATAGGAGATAATTTCATTTATACGTTTTACCATCAGCAATTTTGAGATTGACTGCTGCTTTAGCCTTCTTCATGGATATCAAAGATCGGATAGACTGTTCAGGACTGACTGTGCTAGGACATATGTTTGATGACAGCGAGATGCAGCATTGTTCTGCCCatacaataataaacatttggcacattgcGATAGAAAACTAGTTTAGTGTACTGGTACCCCTACAAGGACGTCAACTGACCCAGTAACTGGAGTAGTTGGGGTATGGAGGACACCGCTCCTTGGGCTGCTTTCACTGCCGTCCTCACAGGCAGAGCAGTGGCCTCCCTGAAGAGTGGATGGAGTCCTCAGAGTCCCactgcaccctggagaagacagagacaaCCTACAGTGACTCGGTAACCTTTCCCCAAACACACCTGTTTAGCCCTAGACCGACTGAAGACCCTTCAGTCTTACTTACCCTCCAAAGGGGTGCTCAGGGGAAGCAACTGATTGAAGCTGAAGCCCGAATCCAGGGAGCTTGGTTGGGAGTCACTTTCACGCACATGCCAATCCCCATAACTATCACTGGAATGGCACTCTGACCAATCAAAATGCACACCCCACATAGGGACAGGCACATCCTCCTCCTTTGGGTCAGCTTTCTGTCTACTGACATCTGCAGTGCACAATCTTCTTCTTTTCCCCTGAAGCTCTGCTTTCACCTCTAAGCATAGCAAACAGAAAAGCAACAGTATTTGATGTATTAATTACATCAAACAGTTGCAAAAGTTTCTATTTTGGAAAAATTCAGGTCACCTCCCATATCAGTGTTTGACGGTGTTACACGTGTCATGAGAGGTGTGGGGCTGGTACCTGAGCTGGAGGCAGGTAGTCTCTTATGGGAACGGTTGCAGACATACTTGCGCTTAGCCTTTAGAATATGAGAGGGTGTACAGGGCTCAGAGGGGGTGTTCTCTTCACTCTCAGATCCTGTTCATCCACACATagatagacacacactcagacacacacatacccacatgtTGTCCAGACACCAGATATAGTATCAAGTACTCAATACATTTGTGATACTCTGCACTGTTAAAAAAAGGGTTCCAAAATGGTTATTTGGCTGTCCCAATAAGAGAACCCTTAAAATAACCCTTTTGGGCATCCTTTAGAATGTTATTTTGTTCAATAGAGAACTATTTCCACACAAGAACAACACATATTCTACTTGGAACCAAAAAAGGTCCGGGAACAATTATGGGGACAGCTGAATaagtgtcagggaaatttcttgaaCCGAGGTATACttagtcctatacatgtattAATGAGTTAAAAGTAGTGAGCcgccatgtttagataagaaaaggaatgtgggagagtggtatctgttatttgtttatggTCATCATTGGATGGTCTCAGAAAATCATTGGGTTATTCATTAATCTGTCTATCAGTTTAAACCATCAGTTTATCTGTTCCTTGTCCAGATGTTGTGCACCTTTAGAGTTAAAAAGGTTACCCACAAGGACCTTGGTttaatgtgggggaggacagcctgccccttggttaaaacctaggttgtgatagaacaaagggcatgtgttttattgacataggacagatgggcaacatcttaccacaccccttcttgcccctttaagtactgatgactgtcctgtattaatttaggGATTATTCACAGTTACTTGTAACCTGTGCACTCTCCAAGGCCCAAACCCTAGAGACCTACCCCTGGAAAACTACAGTGgtgcttgaaagtatgtgaaccctacggggatggtcattatttttgtaacaatatgaaaacaaattaataaaatccTTATCTAAATCCCAATttggaacaaacaaaaacattccaaataaaGGACACTAACAAAAACATAcgatacactaccgttcaaaagtttggggtcacttagtaatgtccttgttttaaaaagaaaagctaatattttgtccattaaaataacatctaatTGACCAAAactacagtgtagacattgttaatgttgtaaatgactattgtagctggaaacggctgattttaaatggaatatctacataggcgtacagaggcccattacaAGCTACCATCAGTCGTGTTTCCAATGGCACGTTATTTGCTAATCTaagttgatcattttaaaaagctatgtGATTATTAGAAAACtgttttgcaattatgttagcacagctgaaaactgttatgcTGATCAAAGAAGCAATattaaactggccttctttagactagttgagaatctggagcatcagcaattgtgggtttgattacaggctcaaaatggccacaGACAAAgagctttcttctgaaactcatcagtcaatTCTtgatctgagaaatgaaggctaatCCATCTGAGAAATTgatgaagatctcgtacaatgctgtgtCCTACTCCCTtttacagaacagtgcaaactggttCTAACCAGAATTGAAAGAGgggtgggaggccccggtgcacaactgagcaagaggacaaatacattagagtgcttagtttgagaaacagacgcctcacaggtcctcatcTGGCAGCATCATTCAATTGTATCCgcaaaaacaccagtctcaatgtcaacactgAAGAGGTGACTGCGGCATGCTGGCCTTGTAGGCAGAGTTGCAAGGAAAAAGCCATGtatcagactggccaataaaaatgaaagattatgatgagcaaaaaaacacagacgctggacagaggaagattggaaaaaagtctGAGGTGTTTgaatcacaaagaacatttgtaagacgctgaccaaatgaaaagatgctggaggagttcTTGACGCCATTTGTCAAGCAGGGTGGAtgtaatgtgatggtctgggattgctttggtggtggtgaagtgggacatttgtacagggtaaaagggatcttgaagaagcaaggctatcactccattttacaACGCCATGCCTCACCCAGTGAAatgcacttgattggagccaatttcctcccaCAACAGGAGAATGGctcaaagcacagctccaaactatgcaataactatttagaGAAGAAAGTgcaggtattctgtctataatggagtggccagcacagtcaccggatctcaaccctactaagctgttgtgggagcagcttgaccgtatggtacgtaagaaatGCCCATCAAATAAATCCAACTTGAgagaggtgcttcaggaagcatggggtgaaatctcttggACAAAAGTAAAATTATTGttgaaattaaaaaacataattttttcccttgacaacatttcttatttcctactcaaactcatttcatgtacgTTTTCACGGACAAGACGAAAATGTCTAAGTGACCCctaacttttgaatggtagtgtatattttaattgtttattggtttattaaaaaataaatctgatttcACGTGTGCAAAAATATGTTAACTTGTGCTACCTCCATTAACGGCGATAACTTGGGAGTAAATGTCTCCTATAACAATTGATCAGTCTCTGACTTCTTCTTTGAGGAattttttgcccactcctccttacagaaCTTTTGTTTAAGGGGTGTCTGGCATGTACTGCCcacttcaggtcctgccacagcatGGATTAAGttcaggactttgacttggccaatccaaaacacaaatcttcttTCTCCTGAACCATTATTTTGTAGATTTGCTTGAATACTTTGGGTTGTTGGAAGCCAAATTGTTTCGGCCCAGCTTTAGCTCCTTGATTGATGGCCTGACGTTCTGTTCATTAATCTCCTTGTATACCTCAGAATGTATGGTTCCCTTGATTACGTGCAGTTAAACAGTTCCAGAGGATGAAAATCTGCTACAGATTATGATTATTATTCCCACCATTATGGTTGACTGTTTGGATAAGGTTCTTTTGGCGGTAGGCAGTTAAGGGGTTTTCACTAAACATAGCGGTCTTGATTGCGACCATCCAGGTAAATTCTGGAGCAAACTTTACATACAATGGACTTCCTAAATTCTTTAGGTTTTTCCAGGTGGTCCCAAACAAAGTTAAGGCAGGCAGTTTGGTTCTAATATGACAGCACAGGCCTCTTCCTAGCAATCCTCCCATGAATTCCATTTCTaatcttagttttttttattgttaaaacATGCACACTAAACTGAGCAAGGGAGGTCTGCAAATCCCCAGAAGTTATGTTTGGGTTGGAATTTACCTGACTTATTATTTCTTGAGGctcttggggatattttggaagggcGTCCACTTCTAAGGAGAGTTGCTGTCAAGTTAAATGCCCTCCATTTATAAGAAATGTGCCTCACAGTGGAgctcaaatatttaaaaaatggctGTATAGTATTCCCTATCAAATTCAATCAAACGTattttacaaagccctttttacatcagcagttgtcacaaagtgctttaacaaaacacccagcctgaaacccaaaggagcaagcaacaacaatattgatgcacagtggctaggaactACTACCTAAAAGGTGCCAAAGAAACCTacagaggaaccaggctctgaggagTGGCCAGTCCACTTCtagctgtgccaggtgaacattttaagagaacaaattgtaataattaataaatgcatgtgggctgtgtccagagtctacaagacataatccaggtcagaagcatgaccaaatggacaaggacaaaccttggggctgagacccCAGACTGGGCCCAACAGGTAGGATGTCACTCCACtctgccaagcatcaaccaaagggacaccaaccaaccgcaaccaccctgaaagaggggAGAGTATCACCCACAGTGTTCACTCCGATTGCACGAGGGCCGCAATGGAGAAACAAAAGTAAGCAAGTGACTCCGCTGCCGAATGTCAATGGAGAGGACATCCCAGTTGAGATGAGTGCCAGCCTGGCAAGTCAGCCTttccgttcaccttcacacctcTGAGCCACACTAgacttaatcatagaccttgCTGAAGAGAATTTAGTAGATACTTGAAGGTTTGCACTCAGTATCCGTTTCTAACCTTAATCGGCAGATCTATGGGAGAAAGCATCTTGCAatcttaggttacgtgtaggtatatatctGGCTGGACCAATACAGCGAGGCAGGTAGGAGCAAGTCTAATGTTTTAAAATTTAACAATGAaacaaatgaaattaaaatcagccctagcctTAACAGCCAGCCAGTGTAGGGAGGCTAATATTGGAGtaatgtgtccaaatgttttcgttctagttaagattctagcagccgtgttcagcacaaatttaaatgtattcataagggtaaccagagagaagagcttTGTAGTCATCTAATAtggaagtaacaaaagcatggatttgtttatCTGCATAATGTTTGATAAAAAGTCTCAGATTTTTTACAATGTTCCGAAGATTGAGAAAAGCAGctcttgaaatatattttatatgttcatcaaaggagagatcaggGTCGAAAAAACCTATATGATTTTTGTTGCAAAGAGGTGGGAAAAACGTTTTTGTCAGTAACGTCTCAAAACACGTTAACCCAGTCAAATTAATTGCTTGGGCTAACACCTCAAACCACGTTAACCCAATTAAATGCATTGCTTGGGAGGAGCTTATACAGGTGCTAACGAGAATAAGGCCTTCAGTGCAactatttcagaaaatgtgttctATCCAGTGAAGAATTGTGAAAACACACTAAGCTCGCCTTCAACAAGCTTGCGAGTGGAGGATTATTTGAGAACTAacatccaataaaaaaaatctataggaAAGTTTCCAGACGAAATTGGAGGTGTGGCGTCTTAAGACGA
This genomic window from Esox lucius isolate fEsoLuc1 chromosome 7, fEsoLuc1.pri, whole genome shotgun sequence contains:
- the LOC105026992 gene encoding basic helix-loop-helix and HMG box domain-containing protein 1 isoform X1; this translates as MAPGSKGRDGTRKKSKNQMDWSTCWSNSLKEVAGLLPISETKNGRRLTKKETLVHMLRYFDFLQSKIQTLQRCLPPESIPKQEPDTGSESEENTPSEPCTPSHILKAKRKYVCNRSHKRLPASSSEVKAELQGKRRRLCTADVSRQKADPKEEDVPVPMWGVHFDWSECHSSDSYGDWHVRESDSQPSSLDSGFSFNQLLPLSTPLEGCSGTLRTPSTLQGGHCSACEDGSESSPRSGVLHTPTTPVTGPGSLFLKDHMVGVIPSTGGRWKPFLSPAATPKRPIFLPFGTEDSLNLGESLNLSPSLLTSPGRGLSQCLLPEGPEELHVLFEDVWVTPKMTQAKVSHLSYHDPTDTLSDGEAVVRHSGGGWLSSHSEGEEEDVTWTPKQQQVSLKSKTSGTRRHRRTNASTRGHPLLPPNLKKKCINGFIMFCRINRKTYLRTHPGTPSTVVTKELASLWHDMPKQERRVYCLKARRFSRQQNRNVKPQPAEGEEEDFVPSPLHMLLAQRDLRASARGDS
- the LOC105026992 gene encoding basic helix-loop-helix and HMG box domain-containing protein 1 isoform X2 — protein: MKDLSHGTWIQRQRRNSKEKKETLVHMLRYFDFLQSKIQTLQRCLPPESIPKQEPDTGSESEENTPSEPCTPSHILKAKRKYVCNRSHKRLPASSSEVKAELQGKRRRLCTADVSRQKADPKEEDVPVPMWGVHFDWSECHSSDSYGDWHVRESDSQPSSLDSGFSFNQLLPLSTPLEGCSGTLRTPSTLQGGHCSACEDGSESSPRSGVLHTPTTPVTGPGSLFLKDHMVGVIPSTGGRWKPFLSPAATPKRPIFLPFGTEDSLNLGESLNLSPSLLTSPGRGLSQCLLPEGPEELHVLFEDVWVTPKMTQAKVSHLSYHDPTDTLSDGEAVVRHSGGGWLSSHSEGEEEDVTWTPKQQQVSLKSKTSGTRRHRRTNASTRGHPLLPPNLKKKCINGFIMFCRINRKTYLRTHPGTPSTVVTKELASLWHDMPKQERRVYCLKARRFSRQQNRNVKPQPAEGEEEDFVPSPLHMLLAQRDLRASARGDS